The following proteins are encoded in a genomic region of Arachis ipaensis cultivar K30076 chromosome B02, Araip1.1, whole genome shotgun sequence:
- the LOC107625146 gene encoding histone H4, which translates to MSGRGKGGKGLGKGGAKRHRKVLRDNIQGITKPAIRRLARRGGVKRISGLIYEETRGVLKIFLENVIRDAVTYTEHARRKTVTAMDVVYALKRQGRTLYGFGG; encoded by the coding sequence ATGTCAGGTCGTGGAAAGGGAGGAAAGGGATTGGGAAAGGGAGGAGCGAAGAGGCACAGAAAGGTACTTCGTGATAACATTCAGGGAATCACGAAACCAGCCATTCGCCGTTTGGCTCGCAGGGGAGGCGTCAAGAGAATCAGTGGCCTCATCTATGAGGAGACACGTGGCGTCCTCAAGATCTTCTTGGAGAACGTCATTCGCGATGCCGTTACCTACACCGAGCACGCTCGCCGCAAAACCGTTACTGCCATGGATGTTGTTTATGCCCTCAAGAGGCAGGGAAGGACTCTCTACGGTTTCGGTGGTTGA